One window from the genome of Moraxella nasibovis encodes:
- the oppB gene encoding oligopeptide ABC transporter permease OppB: MFKLIFKRTLEAIPTMLFLITISFFMMRLAPGSPFTGERNLPPAVMANIEAKYHLNDPMWLQFLNYLKQLFFHFDFGPSFKYKDYTINELLAQSLPVSVEIGVWAFVIALVLGITLGVIAALKQNSFFDYSLMTVAMTGVVMPSFVKAPLLVLLFAVTLKWLPAGGWNDGALKNMILPVGTLAIAYTSSIARVTRGSMIEVMNSPFIRTAHAKGLPMSHILLKHALRPAMLPVISFLGPAFVGIITGSIVIETIFGLPGIGQLFVNGALNRDYSLVLSLTILVGVLTIVFNAIVDILYTVIDPKIKY, encoded by the coding sequence ATGTTTAAGCTGATTTTTAAGCGTACGCTTGAAGCCATTCCGACGATGCTTTTTCTCATCACCATTTCTTTTTTTATGATGCGACTGGCACCGGGTAGCCCTTTTACTGGCGAACGCAATCTACCACCTGCGGTCATGGCAAATATCGAGGCCAAATACCACCTAAACGACCCAATGTGGCTACAATTTTTAAATTATCTAAAACAACTTTTCTTTCATTTTGATTTTGGTCCGTCTTTTAAATACAAAGACTACACCATCAATGAGCTGTTGGCGCAGTCGTTGCCTGTGTCGGTAGAGATTGGTGTCTGGGCGTTTGTCATCGCTTTGGTGCTGGGCATCACGCTTGGGGTGATCGCCGCCTTAAAGCAAAACAGCTTTTTTGACTATTCTTTGATGACGGTGGCGATGACGGGCGTGGTGATGCCAAGCTTTGTCAAAGCGCCGCTGTTGGTGCTACTGTTCGCCGTGACTTTAAAATGGCTGCCAGCAGGTGGCTGGAATGATGGCGCACTCAAAAACATGATTTTGCCTGTGGGTACTTTGGCGATCGCTTATACTTCCAGCATCGCTCGTGTCACTCGTGGTTCGATGATTGAGGTCATGAACAGTCCTTTCATTCGCACGGCACACGCCAAAGGCTTGCCGATGTCGCACATTCTCCTAAAACATGCGCTGCGTCCTGCGATGTTGCCAGTGATTTCATTTCTTGGTCCTGCATTTGTGGGCATCATCACAGGCTCAATCGTGATCGAGACGATTTTTGGCTTGCCAGGTATTGGTCAGTTGTTTGTTAATGGTGCGCTGAACCGTGATTATAGCTTGGTGCTGAGTTTGACGATTTTGGTGGGGGTATTGACGATTGTGTTTAATGCGATCGTGGATATTTTGTACACAGTGATTGACCCGAAAATCAAATATTGA
- the oppC gene encoding oligopeptide ABC transporter permease OppC produces the protein MSINNNTAETPLVAVKGRSLWQDAWRRFRRNKAAIASIVILAIITAFVIIAPMVSQFGYADTDWANMGAAPSTEHGHYFGTDTLGRDLLVRVAIGGRISLMVGIAGAFVAVLIGTVYGAISGYAGGKIDMLMMRFLEVLSAFPFMFFVILLVTLFGRNIFLIFVAIGLVSWLDVARMVRGQTLSLKNKEFITAARVTGVSNWKIITRHIVPNVLGVVVVYASLVVPGMILFESFLSFLGLGVQEPMTSWGALLQEGAQTMQVAPWQLIVPSVFLVVTLFCFNFIGDGLRDALDPKDK, from the coding sequence ATGTCGATAAATAACAACACAGCCGAGACGCCATTGGTGGCGGTCAAGGGTCGAAGCCTGTGGCAGGATGCGTGGCGTCGTTTTCGCCGTAATAAGGCTGCGATCGCCAGCATAGTGATTTTGGCAATCATCACCGCCTTTGTGATCATTGCGCCGATGGTGTCGCAGTTTGGCTATGCAGACACAGACTGGGCAAACATGGGAGCGGCACCATCGACTGAGCACGGGCATTATTTTGGCACAGATACGCTGGGGCGTGACTTGCTGGTGCGTGTTGCCATCGGTGGACGCATTTCTTTGATGGTGGGCATTGCAGGGGCGTTTGTCGCGGTGCTGATTGGCACGGTGTATGGGGCGATTTCCGGCTATGCAGGCGGCAAGATTGACATGCTGATGATGCGCTTTTTGGAAGTGCTGAGTGCCTTTCCGTTCATGTTTTTTGTGATTTTGTTGGTAACTTTGTTCGGTCGTAACATTTTCTTGATTTTTGTGGCGATTGGCTTGGTGTCTTGGCTGGATGTGGCTCGTATGGTGCGAGGTCAGACACTTAGCCTAAAAAATAAAGAGTTTATTACCGCCGCTCGTGTCACTGGCGTATCCAACTGGAAAATCATCACTCGCCACATCGTGCCAAATGTCTTGGGCGTGGTCGTGGTCTATGCGTCGTTGGTCGTGCCAGGGATGATTTTGTTTGAGTCTTTCCTAAGCTTTTTGGGTCTGGGCGTACAAGAGCCGATGACGAGCTGGGGTGCGCTACTTCAAGAGGGTGCGCAGACCATGCAAGTCGCTCCATGGCAGCTCATCGTGCCATCGGTATTTTTGGTGGTGACGCTGTTTTGTTTTAACTTCATCGGCGATGGTCTGCGTGATGCACTTGACCCCAAAGACAAATAG
- a CDS encoding ABC transporter ATP-binding protein — MMKLLEVKNLDVYLKTDEELVHAVKSSSFELESGRTLAIVGESGSGKSVTSMAIMQLLPKNIVTYGEGSSVLFEGEEILTKTDKQMRSIRGKRIGMIFQEPMTSLNPYMKIGQQVAEAVSIHNPSISKADATKLALQTLQKVKIPNADKKMNCYPHEFSGGQLQRIMIAMAIINEPDLLIADEPTTALDVTTQAEILDLMRELQRDMGMAIILISHDLRLVKQYSDDVCVMQHGVIIERGTTQSVFNQPKHPYTVELLTPIPESHKPTISDDAPRIITADDVTVDYVIKRSFMGKPVQVFNAVKGISLDLKVGETLGIVGESGSGKSTLGRAIMQIVESGGDIRFHGKDIRSISDLERKALKKDMQMVFQDPFNSLSPRLTVGEIIAEGLTVHHPQMSAAERRDRVAKMLTEVNLSPSMINRYPHEFSGGQRQRIAIARAIILEPKFVLLDEPTSALDRSTQIKVVELLNDLQDKYGLSYIFISHDLSVVRALSDRVIVMSEGRVVEMGTAQQIFENPQEEYTKILVQASNLS, encoded by the coding sequence ATGATGAAATTATTAGAAGTAAAAAATCTGGATGTGTATCTAAAAACTGACGAAGAGCTGGTGCATGCTGTCAAGTCATCATCATTTGAGCTAGAATCTGGACGCACGCTGGCGATCGTCGGTGAGTCTGGTTCTGGTAAGTCTGTAACTTCTATGGCGATCATGCAGCTTTTGCCAAAGAATATCGTCACTTATGGCGAGGGGTCGTCGGTGCTGTTTGAAGGCGAGGAAATCCTTACCAAGACCGACAAGCAGATGAGAAGTATCCGTGGCAAGCGCATTGGCATGATTTTCCAAGAGCCGATGACTTCTTTAAATCCATACATGAAAATTGGTCAGCAGGTCGCTGAGGCGGTGTCGATTCACAATCCAAGCATCAGCAAAGCGGACGCCACCAAGCTTGCCCTACAAACGCTACAAAAGGTCAAAATCCCAAATGCTGACAAGAAAATGAACTGCTATCCGCACGAGTTTTCTGGTGGTCAGTTGCAGCGCATCATGATTGCGATGGCGATCATCAATGAGCCCGACCTTCTCATCGCTGATGAGCCGACCACGGCGCTCGATGTAACGACGCAGGCGGAGATTTTGGATCTCATGCGTGAGTTGCAGCGAGACATGGGCATGGCGATCATTTTGATCTCGCATGACTTGCGCCTTGTCAAGCAGTATAGCGATGATGTCTGCGTCATGCAGCATGGCGTCATCATCGAGCGGGGCACGACCCAAAGTGTATTCAATCAGCCTAAGCACCCTTATACGGTGGAGCTTTTGACACCCATTCCAGAAAGCCATAAGCCTACTATCAGCGATGATGCACCAAGAATCATCACCGCCGATGATGTCACGGTGGACTATGTCATCAAGCGCAGCTTTATGGGTAAGCCTGTGCAGGTGTTTAATGCGGTCAAGGGGATTTCGCTGGATTTGAAAGTCGGTGAGACTTTGGGCATCGTCGGTGAGTCTGGCTCAGGCAAATCAACGCTTGGGCGTGCCATCATGCAGATCGTCGAGTCTGGTGGCGACATTCGCTTTCATGGTAAAGACATTCGCAGCATCTCGGACCTTGAACGCAAGGCTTTAAAAAAGGACATGCAAATGGTGTTTCAAGACCCATTCAACTCACTCTCCCCACGCTTGACGGTGGGCGAGATCATCGCTGAAGGGCTTACGGTGCATCATCCGCAGATGAGCGCTGCTGAGCGTCGTGATCGAGTTGCCAAGATGCTCACCGAAGTCAACCTGTCGCCATCGATGATCAATCGCTATCCGCATGAGTTTTCTGGTGGTCAGCGTCAGCGCATTGCGATTGCTCGTGCCATCATTTTGGAGCCGAAGTTTGTACTGCTTGACGAGCCAACCTCGGCGCTCGACCGCTCAACGCAGATCAAGGTGGTGGAGCTTTTAAACGACCTTCAAGACAAATATGGGCTAAGCTATATTTTCATCAGTCATGATTTGT